In the Ruminococcus albus 7 = DSM 20455 genome, one interval contains:
- the hrcA gene encoding heat-inducible transcriptional repressor HrcA, with product MDDRKLKILSAVVDEYIVSGEPVGSKAIMAHVKASSATIRNEMAELEKQGYLEQPHTSAGRVPTYKGYRLYVDKLMEQDPLSEEEKTKLDSMLPDDFVTEKDLVESASLALAELTKCATVVANSTPKFSLISKVEVIPTGKRMYVILMITSNGEIKNKVCRLEFDLTHEQLEFFDNFVKQNLSGVPISEISDANMEKLTEAMGAYMMTLSPLVSELLKMTKELDRSVSLKGQKNLLTCKDLDQGEIISFLDNEKELMAFIDGTFSGLNVKFSPETDGFVIHNSSMITAPFSKDGQMAGALGLIGPMRIDYAKFIPYLEYFTSRITDLISEKDDNDDK from the coding sequence ATGGACGACAGAAAACTTAAAATATTATCTGCGGTGGTAGATGAATATATAGTATCGGGTGAGCCTGTTGGCTCAAAGGCGATAATGGCTCATGTCAAGGCATCCTCCGCTACCATACGAAATGAGATGGCAGAGCTTGAAAAGCAGGGCTATCTTGAACAGCCACATACATCGGCAGGACGTGTGCCCACCTACAAGGGATACAGGCTGTACGTCGATAAGCTGATGGAACAGGATCCTCTGAGTGAGGAAGAAAAGACAAAGCTCGACAGTATGCTGCCCGATGATTTCGTAACGGAGAAGGATCTGGTGGAGAGCGCTTCACTTGCGCTGGCTGAGCTTACAAAGTGTGCTACGGTTGTGGCAAACTCAACACCTAAGTTCTCGCTGATATCCAAGGTGGAGGTAATACCCACAGGCAAGAGGATGTACGTCATACTTATGATAACCTCGAACGGCGAGATCAAGAACAAGGTGTGCAGGCTGGAATTCGACCTTACACATGAACAGCTGGAGTTCTTTGATAACTTCGTCAAGCAGAACCTGAGCGGTGTTCCCATAAGTGAGATATCCGATGCGAATATGGAAAAACTCACTGAGGCTATGGGCGCTTACATGATGACCCTTTCTCCGCTGGTGTCCGAGCTTCTTAAAATGACAAAGGAGCTGGATAGGAGCGTGAGCCTTAAAGGACAGAAGAATCTGCTGACCTGCAAGGATCTTGATCAGGGCGAGATAATATCTTTCCTTGATAATGAAAAGGAACTCATGGCTTTCATTGACGGCACGTTCTCAGGACTGAACGTAAAGTTCTCACCTGAAACGGACGGCTTTGTGATACACAATTCCTCGATGATAACCGCACCGTTCTCAAAGGACGGACAAATGGCAGGTGCGCTGGGACTTATAGGCCCCATGAGGATAGATTACGCAAAATTCATACCATATCTTGAGTACTTCACTTCTAGGATAACAGACCTGATATCCGAGAAGGATGATAATGATGACAAATAG
- the dnaK gene encoding molecular chaperone DnaK has protein sequence MAKIIGIDLGTTNSCVAVMEGGEAVVIPNSEGARTTPSVVGLSKTGDRLVGQVAKRQAVTNYENTVISIKRHMGSDYKASMGGKEYTPQEISAMILQKLKADAEAYLGEKVTEAVITVPAYFTDAQRQATKDAGQIAGLTVKRIINEPTAAALSYGIDKEEDQKVMVYDLGGGTFDVSIIEMGDGVTEVLATAGNNKLGGDDFDQRIIDWMVAEFKTAEGVDLTADKLAMQRLKEAAEKAKIELSSTPSSTISLPFITADSTGPKHLEMTLTQAKFNEMTADLVESTMGPVRQALSDSGLSAGDLQKVLMVGGSSRIPAVQEAVKRFIGKEPFKGINPDECVALGAAYQGGVLGGDVKDGLLLLDVTPLSLGLETMGGVCTKIIERNTTIPTKKSQIFSTAADNQSAVDINVLQGEREFARDNKQLGMFRLDGIAPAPRGIPQIEVTFDIDANGIVHVSAKDLGTGKEQNITITSSTNMSKEDIDKAVKEAEAFAAEDAKKKEEVDIRNNGDQLAFQAEKALNDFGDKVDAADKSDCEAKIAALKEALKGTDSADIKAKTEELQKTFEGIATKVYQQAGAQGGAQGFDPNNMNMGGAAAGAADNSDKGGDDVIDAEFTDAD, from the coding sequence ATGGCAAAGATTATTGGTATAGACCTTGGTACAACAAACTCATGTGTAGCAGTTATGGAAGGCGGCGAAGCAGTAGTAATCCCCAACAGTGAGGGTGCAAGAACTACTCCTTCCGTTGTAGGTCTTTCCAAGACAGGCGACAGACTTGTAGGTCAGGTAGCTAAGAGACAGGCAGTAACAAACTATGAGAACACCGTTATCTCTATCAAGAGACACATGGGTTCTGACTATAAGGCAAGCATGGGCGGCAAGGAGTATACTCCTCAGGAGATCTCCGCTATGATACTCCAGAAGCTGAAGGCTGACGCTGAGGCTTATCTGGGTGAAAAGGTAACTGAGGCTGTTATCACAGTCCCCGCTTACTTCACCGATGCTCAGAGACAGGCAACAAAGGATGCAGGTCAGATCGCAGGTCTGACTGTTAAGAGAATCATCAACGAGCCTACCGCTGCTGCACTTTCTTACGGTATCGATAAGGAAGAGGATCAGAAGGTAATGGTATACGACCTGGGCGGCGGTACCTTCGATGTATCTATCATCGAAATGGGCGACGGCGTTACAGAAGTTCTTGCAACAGCAGGTAACAACAAGCTGGGCGGCGATGACTTCGACCAGAGGATCATCGACTGGATGGTAGCTGAGTTCAAGACTGCTGAGGGCGTTGACCTCACAGCTGACAAGCTGGCTATGCAGAGACTGAAGGAAGCTGCTGAGAAGGCTAAGATCGAGCTGTCTTCTACTCCTTCTTCCACAATTTCTCTGCCTTTCATCACTGCTGATTCCACAGGTCCCAAGCACCTGGAAATGACACTTACTCAGGCTAAGTTCAACGAGATGACTGCTGATCTGGTCGAGTCCACAATGGGTCCTGTAAGACAGGCACTCTCCGACTCCGGTCTCTCCGCAGGCGATCTTCAGAAGGTACTGATGGTCGGCGGTTCTTCAAGAATCCCCGCAGTTCAGGAAGCTGTTAAGAGATTCATCGGCAAGGAGCCTTTCAAGGGCATCAACCCCGATGAGTGCGTAGCTCTCGGTGCTGCATATCAGGGCGGCGTTCTCGGCGGCGACGTTAAGGACGGTCTGCTGCTGCTGGACGTAACTCCTCTGTCCCTCGGTCTTGAGACCATGGGCGGCGTTTGCACCAAGATCATCGAGAGAAATACAACTATACCTACCAAGAAGAGCCAGATCTTCTCCACCGCTGCTGATAACCAGAGCGCTGTTGATATCAACGTTCTCCAGGGTGAGAGAGAGTTCGCAAGAGATAACAAGCAGCTGGGTATGTTCCGTCTTGACGGCATCGCTCCTGCTCCCAGAGGTATACCTCAGATCGAAGTAACATTCGATATCGATGCTAACGGTATCGTTCACGTATCCGCTAAGGATCTTGGCACAGGCAAGGAGCAGAACATCACGATCACTTCTTCCACAAATATGTCCAAGGAAGACATCGACAAGGCTGTTAAGGAAGCAGAAGCTTTCGCAGCTGAGGACGCTAAGAAGAAGGAAGAAGTTGACATCAGAAACAACGGCGACCAGCTCGCATTCCAGGCTGAAAAGGCTCTGAACGACTTCGGTGATAAGGTAGATGCTGCTGACAAGAGCGACTGCGAGGCTAAGATCGCTGCTCTGAAGGAAGCTCTGAAGGGTACAGATTCTGCTGATATCAAGGCTAAGACCGAGGAACTGCAGAAGACCTTCGAGGGTATAGCTACCAAGGTATACCAGCAGGCAGGCGCACAGGGCGGCGCACAGGGCTTCGACCCCAACAATATGAACATGGGCGGCGCAGCTGCAGGTGCGGCTGACAACAGCGACAAGGGCGGCGATGACGTTATCGACGCTGAGTTCACTGACGCAGACTAA
- the grpE gene encoding nucleotide exchange factor GrpE, producing MAFDEEIKEELEEELTEEAEDTADTPEETENEENNESTEQSEEDKLKAELADTKDKYLRLMAEYDNFRKRSAKERLDISASVKADTVADILPVLDNFERALGTETQDEAYKQGIEMIFKQFTDAMAKLGIEAIDPVGEVFDPNIANAVNQIEDPELGENVVAQVFQKGYRIGDKVIRYAMVVVANP from the coding sequence TTGGCTTTTGATGAAGAAATAAAGGAAGAGCTGGAAGAGGAACTGACGGAAGAGGCTGAGGATACAGCTGATACTCCTGAGGAAACGGAGAATGAGGAGAATAACGAAAGCACTGAGCAGAGCGAGGAGGATAAGCTGAAAGCAGAACTTGCCGATACTAAGGACAAGTACCTCAGGCTCATGGCTGAGTACGATAACTTCCGTAAGCGTTCTGCTAAGGAAAGACTGGATATATCAGCTTCGGTAAAGGCTGATACGGTGGCTGACATACTCCCTGTGCTGGATAATTTTGAAAGAGCACTGGGTACCGAAACTCAGGACGAAGCCTACAAGCAGGGCATAGAGATGATATTCAAGCAGTTCACCGATGCGATGGCAAAGCTTGGCATCGAAGCTATAGACCCCGTAGGCGAGGTATTCGACCCCAATATTGCAAATGCAGTTAACCAGATAGAAGACCCCGAGCTTGGCGAGAACGTTGTGGCTCAGGTATTCCAGAAGGGCTACAGGATAGGCGATAAGGTCATCAGATATGCGATGGTAGTCGTAGCTAATCCGTAG
- the purF gene encoding amidophosphoribosyltransferase translates to MGGLHEECGIIGIFGKEHQPLAETVYYGLYALQHRGQEGCGIAVCDDGVITAHKDTGLVGEVFDHRSLAELPCGTMAIGHVRYSTTGGNERRNCQPIVVNHQKGRMAIAHNGNLSNAAELRSALELTGAIFHTTSDTETIAYEITKMRLKKPSIEDAVLGTMDIIDGAYSLVVMSPTKLIAVRDPYGYRPLCYGTMPDGGYAVASESCALTAIGAEFVRDIEPGEMLIFSNDGMRSDRSHCGIKPKQTCILEYIYFARPDSEIDGVSVHNARLRAGRILAEESPADADIVIGVPDSGLDAALGFSQASGIPYGIGLIKNKYIGRTFIAPTQSTRTDKVRIKLAAVSDTVKGKRVVLVDDSIVRGTTGGRIVVLLREAGAKEIHFRVSAPPFLHPCYYGTDIDSEKGLIADHHTPEEIAAMMGADSLGYLPVERVDELNCGAGCCKACFNGEYGTAIPKGAHKDRYEMKISLTRDANSQLT, encoded by the coding sequence ATGGGCGGTCTGCATGAGGAATGCGGCATAATAGGTATATTCGGGAAAGAACATCAGCCGTTGGCGGAAACGGTGTACTACGGGCTGTATGCCCTTCAGCACCGCGGTCAGGAGGGCTGCGGCATAGCTGTATGCGATGACGGTGTGATAACAGCCCACAAGGACACAGGTCTTGTGGGAGAGGTATTCGATCACAGGAGCCTTGCTGAACTCCCCTGCGGCACTATGGCGATAGGTCATGTAAGGTACTCCACCACAGGGGGCAACGAGCGCAGGAACTGTCAGCCGATAGTAGTCAATCATCAGAAGGGGCGCATGGCGATAGCACACAACGGCAATCTTTCAAATGCGGCAGAACTGAGATCTGCACTGGAGCTTACAGGTGCCATATTCCACACCACATCGGACACTGAGACCATAGCTTACGAGATAACCAAGATGCGGCTTAAAAAGCCTTCCATAGAGGATGCTGTGCTGGGGACTATGGATATAATAGACGGTGCATACTCACTGGTGGTAATGTCACCTACCAAGCTGATAGCAGTGCGCGATCCCTACGGATACCGTCCCCTTTGCTACGGTACCATGCCTGACGGCGGTTATGCGGTGGCCTCCGAAAGCTGTGCGCTGACTGCCATCGGTGCTGAGTTTGTCAGGGATATAGAGCCGGGAGAGATGCTGATATTCTCAAATGACGGTATGCGTTCGGACAGATCGCACTGCGGCATCAAGCCAAAGCAGACCTGCATATTGGAGTACATATACTTCGCAAGACCCGATTCGGAGATAGACGGTGTGAGCGTGCACAACGCAAGACTAAGGGCAGGGCGGATACTGGCTGAGGAAAGTCCTGCGGATGCGGATATAGTTATAGGCGTGCCTGATTCGGGGCTTGATGCGGCACTGGGATTCTCACAGGCATCGGGCATACCCTACGGCATAGGGCTGATAAAGAACAAGTACATAGGGCGAACCTTCATAGCGCCTACGCAGTCAACAAGGACGGACAAGGTGCGCATAAAGCTGGCAGCAGTCAGCGATACGGTCAAGGGCAAGCGTGTGGTACTGGTGGATGACTCAATAGTTCGCGGCACCACGGGCGGACGAATAGTAGTGCTGCTGCGTGAGGCAGGGGCTAAGGAGATACATTTCCGTGTAAGTGCGCCTCCCTTCCTGCACCCTTGTTATTACGGCACTGATATAGACTCGGAGAAGGGTCTGATAGCAGATCATCACACACCCGAGGAGATAGCAGCCATGATGGGTGCAGACAGTCTGGGATATCTGCCTGTGGAAAGAGTAGACGAACTCAACTGCGGCGCAGGCTGCTGCAAGGCTTGCTTCAACGGAGAATACGGCACAGCCATCCCCAAAGGCGCACACAAGGACAGGTATGAGATGAAGATATCCCTGACACGGGATGCCAATTCGCAGCTTACATAG
- a CDS encoding DUF6291 domain-containing protein, which yields MNQINNTSKSFMMYKEWEETFLALESDAERGELLRALFVFARTGDIPEFKGGLKIAFLQMSNQLRRDAEKYEKKCERNRANANKRWGNNNNAVASESIPKDAVYADKDKEEEKDKEKDKDKYKDEDEDKDKDKDEERPAVQGPVNDLTSSDPPAPIRNKYGEFGNILLSNEEREQLIKRFGMHLTDVCIERMDSYMEQTGKCYNNCYAKLKNWISEEHEKVRHKRTNGSEKEHTYFTDKELEDYEHYARTQASDDFAKELEALVRAQEAREKNNKSLLSNIL from the coding sequence ATGAACCAGATCAACAACACAAGCAAGAGTTTTATGATGTACAAGGAGTGGGAGGAGACCTTTCTCGCACTGGAAAGCGATGCCGAAAGAGGCGAACTACTGAGAGCGCTGTTTGTTTTTGCACGCACAGGAGATATCCCCGAATTCAAGGGCGGGCTGAAGATAGCTTTTCTGCAGATGAGCAATCAGCTTCGCCGCGATGCGGAAAAGTACGAGAAAAAATGCGAGCGCAATCGTGCGAATGCCAACAAGCGCTGGGGCAACAACAATAATGCGGTCGCATCCGAAAGCATACCAAAGGATGCCGTTTATGCCGATAAAGATAAAGAAGAAGAAAAAGATAAAGAAAAAGATAAAGATAAATATAAAGATGAGGATGAGGATAAAGATAAAGATAAAGACGAAGAGCGTCCTGCTGTGCAGGGACCCGTTAATGATCTGACTTCGTCAGATCCCCCCGCCCCCATCAGAAATAAATACGGTGAATTTGGTAATATCTTATTATCCAATGAAGAACGTGAGCAGCTGATAAAGCGCTTCGGTATGCATCTTACAGACGTATGCATCGAACGCATGGATTCCTACATGGAGCAGACCGGCAAGTGCTACAACAACTGCTATGCCAAGCTGAAAAACTGGATATCCGAGGAACATGAAAAAGTCAGGCATAAGCGCACCAACGGCTCTGAAAAGGAGCACACTTACTTCACCGACAAGGAGCTGGAAGATTATGAACACTATGCACGCACACAGGCTTCAGATGACTTTGCCAAAGAGCTCGAAGCCCTTGTCCGCGCCCAGGAAGCTCGTGAAAAAAATAATAAAAGTCTTTTATCAAATATATTATAA
- a CDS encoding ammonium transporter: MDVQEIVQEVTQASDKTVFGVWFMIAVALVFFMQAGFAMVETGFTRAKNAGNIIMKNLMDFCIGTVAFIAIGFGLLLGEDAAGLIGKPGFDIFTSYENFAWDQFVFNLVFCATTATIVSGAMAERTKFLSYCVYSGIISAFIYPVEAHWIWGGGWLAQMGFHDLSGSCAIHMVGGVCALIGAKFVGPRIGKFVKTKDGDIKVNAIPGHNLTIGALGVFILWFGWYGFNPAAASTVGQLDSIFLTTTVAPAIATVTCMVFTWLKYGKPDVSMCLNGSLAGLVGITAGCDVMDCLGAVLVGIVSGFLVCFGVWFLDYKLHIDDPVGAVAVHMMNGIWGTIAVGLFATKTSPGYAIQLECGGIKAEGLFYGGGFEQLGLQLIGFAAVAAWAAVAISITFLIIKKTLGLRASEQEEIIGMDITEHGLVSSYADFAPSMNDASVYGYTKDDAKSVKKVEGQVPALKVPVEKAVEVESYVAPTSDGHPRMTKVVIVFKEQKLQALIQAMEAIDVTGITVTHVIGCGMQNGQRHYYRGTSIEMNLLPKVKAEIVVCAVPVSKVIDAARSALYTGNYGDGKLFIYPIENVIKVRTGEQGYDALQNFDED; encoded by the coding sequence ATGGACGTACAGGAAATTGTACAGGAAGTCACACAGGCTTCCGATAAGACTGTATTCGGCGTATGGTTCATGATAGCTGTTGCGCTGGTATTCTTTATGCAGGCAGGCTTCGCTATGGTGGAAACAGGCTTCACCAGGGCAAAGAACGCGGGCAATATCATTATGAAGAACCTTATGGACTTCTGCATCGGTACAGTGGCATTCATCGCCATAGGCTTCGGGCTTCTCCTCGGTGAGGACGCTGCAGGTCTTATAGGCAAGCCCGGATTCGATATCTTCACAAGCTACGAAAATTTCGCGTGGGATCAGTTCGTTTTCAACCTTGTGTTCTGCGCAACTACCGCGACTATCGTTTCAGGCGCTATGGCTGAGCGTACAAAGTTCCTTTCGTACTGTGTATACTCAGGTATCATCAGCGCATTCATATACCCCGTTGAAGCTCACTGGATATGGGGCGGTGGCTGGCTGGCTCAGATGGGATTCCACGATCTTTCGGGTTCATGTGCAATTCACATGGTTGGCGGTGTCTGTGCCCTCATCGGCGCTAAGTTCGTCGGTCCCCGTATCGGCAAGTTCGTAAAGACCAAGGACGGAGATATCAAGGTAAACGCTATCCCCGGTCATAACCTTACTATCGGCGCACTGGGCGTGTTCATCCTCTGGTTCGGCTGGTACGGCTTCAACCCTGCAGCAGCTTCCACAGTCGGACAGCTCGATTCCATATTCCTCACCACAACAGTAGCACCCGCTATCGCAACAGTTACCTGTATGGTATTCACATGGCTGAAATACGGCAAGCCCGATGTTTCCATGTGCCTCAACGGTTCACTGGCAGGTCTTGTAGGCATCACCGCAGGCTGTGATGTAATGGACTGCTTAGGCGCTGTCCTCGTCGGCATCGTATCAGGCTTCCTGGTATGCTTCGGCGTATGGTTCCTTGATTATAAGCTCCACATTGATGACCCCGTTGGTGCGGTGGCAGTTCACATGATGAACGGTATCTGGGGCACGATCGCTGTAGGTCTGTTCGCTACAAAGACTTCTCCCGGATACGCTATCCAGCTTGAATGCGGCGGCATCAAGGCTGAGGGTCTGTTCTACGGCGGCGGCTTCGAGCAGCTGGGACTTCAGCTCATAGGCTTTGCAGCAGTCGCAGCATGGGCAGCAGTGGCTATATCTATCACATTCCTCATCATCAAGAAAACACTGGGTCTCAGAGCCTCCGAGCAGGAAGAGATCATCGGTATGGATATCACCGAGCATGGTCTGGTATCCTCCTATGCAGACTTCGCTCCTTCCATGAACGATGCATCCGTATACGGCTACACCAAGGACGACGCTAAGAGCGTGAAGAAGGTGGAAGGTCAGGTGCCTGCACTGAAGGTGCCCGTAGAAAAGGCAGTAGAGGTAGAAAGCTATGTAGCACCCACCTCTGACGGTCACCCCAGGATGACCAAGGTTGTCATCGTATTCAAGGAGCAGAAGCTCCAGGCACTTATACAGGCTATGGAAGCTATCGACGTAACAGGTATTACCGTTACCCACGTTATCGGCTGCGGTATGCAGAACGGTCAGCGCCATTACTACAGAGGTACTTCTATCGAGATGAACCTGCTGCCTAAGGTAAAGGCTGAGATAGTTGTATGCGCAGTACCTGTTAGCAAGGTGATTGATGCAGCAAGAAGCGCCCTGTATACAGGCAACTACGGCGACGGCAAGCTGTTCATCTATCCAATAGAGAACGTCATCAAGGTGCGTACAGGCGAACAGGGCTACGATGCACTGCAGAACTTTGATGAAGATTAA
- a CDS encoding efflux RND transporter periplasmic adaptor subunit has protein sequence MAVKKKAIIIPTVIALLAGGGLFACNTLSSAAKESMMANSKYSAIPAGENDLSKVISTTGNVIGNGTVDVTTKLTCPVSEVKVSLGDMVKEGDLLCEFDPTELQEEYDTLKKKMDNSDKKEKSDSSKNQRDLEAAKTKKEAALARAQRVIDKAEEVRDDAYEKYNSLCGEYNNAVNNNDPNYDYTGVFASLKQLEAGLSDLDDAVTTAKDGYNDTESQWNDTIQKLQDVIDGEAFDIGSDDQKTLDKLAEQIEQCKVYAPQSGIITALNVNEGSVPSSPSLMTIVNTDKTVIELTVKETDITKIAEGMKAKVTSKVLPGEEFAASITRIVNVVSTDVSAEGSSSGYKVEVTLDETNDSLLIGMTASVDITIEEVGEKLSVPYSGIIEEDGGDYVFVAEPADDEEGGYIARKKKVVKGAESDFYVEVKSGEVKSGDLIIEDPKGGDLPEVEDGARVKVNEKKK, from the coding sequence ATGGCTGTAAAGAAAAAAGCTATCATAATTCCGACAGTGATAGCACTGCTGGCAGGCGGCGGACTGTTTGCCTGTAACACATTGTCATCGGCTGCTAAGGAAAGCATGATGGCTAACTCAAAGTATTCCGCTATACCCGCGGGGGAGAACGACCTTTCAAAGGTGATATCCACTACGGGAAATGTCATCGGCAACGGCACTGTTGACGTTACCACAAAGCTTACCTGCCCCGTCAGTGAGGTAAAGGTCAGCCTTGGTGATATGGTCAAGGAGGGCGACCTGCTGTGCGAGTTCGATCCCACCGAACTTCAGGAGGAATATGATACCTTGAAAAAGAAAATGGATAATTCCGATAAGAAGGAGAAATCCGACAGCAGCAAGAACCAGCGTGATCTCGAAGCTGCAAAGACTAAGAAAGAGGCGGCTCTTGCAAGGGCACAGCGCGTTATAGATAAGGCAGAGGAAGTCCGTGACGATGCTTATGAAAAGTACAACAGCCTCTGCGGCGAGTACAATAACGCTGTGAACAATAATGACCCCAACTACGATTACACAGGTGTATTTGCTTCCCTCAAACAGCTTGAAGCAGGACTTTCCGATCTTGATGACGCTGTGACCACAGCAAAAGACGGCTACAATGATACCGAATCTCAGTGGAACGACACTATCCAGAAATTGCAGGACGTTATCGACGGTGAAGCCTTCGACATCGGCAGCGACGATCAGAAGACCCTTGATAAGCTTGCAGAGCAGATCGAGCAGTGCAAGGTGTATGCTCCACAGTCGGGCATAATCACCGCCCTTAATGTAAATGAGGGCAGTGTACCCTCATCACCTTCACTGATGACCATTGTCAATACCGATAAGACCGTCATAGAACTGACAGTCAAGGAAACGGATATCACAAAGATAGCCGAGGGAATGAAAGCCAAGGTGACCTCCAAGGTGCTTCCCGGTGAGGAGTTTGCGGCTTCCATAACACGTATAGTAAACGTGGTTTCCACCGATGTTTCAGCCGAAGGTTCTTCATCAGGCTATAAAGTCGAGGTCACACTCGATGAGACCAACGACAGCCTGCTCATCGGTATGACGGCTTCGGTAGATATCACTATAGAGGAAGTAGGTGAAAAGCTCAGTGTGCCTTATTCCGGTATAATCGAGGAGGATGGCGGTGATTACGTATTTGTAGCCGAGCCTGCCGATGACGAAGAGGGCGGCTATATCGCCAGAAAGAAAAAGGTCGTTAAAGGCGCTGAGAGTGACTTCTATGTTGAGGTCAAGAGCGGCGAGGTCAAAAGCGGTGACCTTATCATCGAAGACCCCAAGGGCGGTGATCTGCCCGAGGTAGAGGACGGAGCGAGGGTAAAGGTAAATGAAAAGAAAAAGTGA
- the dnaJ gene encoding molecular chaperone DnaJ: MADKRDYYEVLGVQKGASEDELKKAFRKLAKQYHPDLHPGDKEAEEKFKEINEAYEVLSDPDKRSRYDQFGHAGVDPNYGGGAGAGGFGGFSDMGDIFDSIFGGFGFGGGGRSANPNAPRRGADIRANLTIDFMEACTGKKVKMKYARNETCPDCNGTGAAAGSSPKTCPDCHGTGSVRISQRTPFGNISQTTTCSRCGGKGRVVDNPCKTCGGQGMVKKSVERDIDIPAGIDDGQTLRVAGEGHRGTNGGPSGDLHINITVRPDPIFERDGFDVWTDIPITYAQATLGDEITVPTVCGKVKYTVPEGTQNNTVFRLKGKGIKKLNRNDHGDHYVRINVEVPRNLTREQKEKLREFERSLNEKNYAKKNIFKEKLDKLKDIFK; the protein is encoded by the coding sequence ATGGCAGATAAAAGAGATTACTATGAAGTCCTCGGTGTGCAGAAAGGTGCTTCGGAGGACGAGCTGAAAAAAGCATTCCGTAAGCTTGCCAAGCAGTATCACCCCGATCTTCACCCGGGAGATAAGGAAGCAGAGGAGAAATTCAAGGAGATAAATGAGGCTTATGAAGTCCTCTCCGACCCTGACAAGAGGTCGAGATACGATCAGTTCGGCCATGCAGGCGTTGACCCCAATTACGGCGGCGGTGCAGGTGCAGGCGGCTTCGGCGGATTCAGCGATATGGGCGATATCTTCGATTCCATATTCGGAGGATTCGGTTTCGGCGGCGGCGGACGTTCAGCCAACCCCAACGCACCAAGACGCGGTGCTGATATCCGTGCAAACCTTACTATCGACTTCATGGAAGCCTGCACAGGCAAGAAAGTGAAGATGAAGTATGCAAGGAACGAGACCTGTCCCGACTGTAACGGCACAGGTGCGGCAGCAGGTTCTTCACCCAAGACCTGTCCCGACTGTCATGGTACCGGTAGTGTAAGGATAAGCCAGAGAACACCTTTCGGTAATATATCTCAGACTACCACCTGTTCGCGATGCGGCGGCAAGGGCAGGGTAGTTGATAACCCCTGCAAGACCTGCGGCGGTCAGGGTATGGTAAAGAAGAGTGTCGAGAGGGATATCGACATACCTGCAGGTATCGACGACGGTCAGACACTGAGAGTTGCAGGTGAGGGACACCGCGGTACCAACGGCGGACCCAGCGGCGATCTGCATATCAATATCACAGTACGTCCCGATCCTATATTCGAGCGTGACGGCTTTGATGTATGGACAGACATACCCATAACCTACGCACAGGCAACACTGGGCGATGAGATAACCGTACCGACGGTATGCGGCAAGGTGAAGTACACAGTCCCCGAGGGTACACAGAACAACACTGTATTCAGGCTGAAGGGTAAGGGTATCAAAAAGCTTAACCGCAACGATCACGGCGATCATTATGTGCGTATCAATGTTGAGGTTCCACGCAATCTTACCCGTGAGCAGAAGGAAAAACTCCGCGAGTTCGAGCGTTCCCTCAATGAGAAGAACTATGCCAAGAAGAACATCTTCAAGGAGAAGCTGGACAAGCTGAAGGACATCTTCAAGTAG